Genomic DNA from uncultured Methanospirillum sp.:
AATTCCTACATTGCCAACAAAGATGACCGGATAGTATAGATCTGTTTTGTTATACTGTTTTTTTGCTTCTTCATACAGAGCAAAACTTTCGGTATTATTGTAAAGGTCATGGAACTCAACACCAACATCCGGATGCAAGGCTGTAAAATTTTCCAGGAATCTGACTGCCGGTTTGCAGGACCCACAATGTGTGTTGTAGAAGAACTGAATCGGAAATGGAGATAGAGAGATATTGCTGGTGTTTTCCATGGTTTCGATCAGGTGGGCACCGGATATATCAGAACCATTACTCGTAAATAGTGTAGCCGATCCTGGATGAACCATGAGTAAGAGAAACAGGATTAGAGAAATTAATAGTTTTACCGGCAGTATTTGCCTCTGCTGAGATGTTTGTGGATTATTCATATCTTCACCCGTTTCTAATGCTACCGCATATAATGATTGTATTTGAAGCGGAACCTGTTTCGTAAAAATTATTTCCAAACTTCAGAAATAGATCACCATAATCCCTTCCTTATTCTGAGAGAGTTCAGAAGGACTGCAATTGTAGAGATCTGATGCCCTATTGCACCAACTGCAGGAGAGATAACCCCGGTAGAGGCTCCGGCTATCATGATGAAGTTCAAGCTCAGTGCAAGAGTGACCCCAGTGATTATGATGCTCCGGGTCTTTCGGCCAAGTTCAAGAAAACCAGGTAAATGGCTCAAGCCGCCCTGCATAAGCACGACACCGGCTGTCTCCAGAGCTACCGTATCTTCCCTGCTTGCAATACTGATCCCAAGGTCTGATCCCGCGAGCGCCGGACCGTCATTGGTTCCGTCTCCCACAAAACAGACCTTTTCTCCGTCGGCCTGCAGTCTCTCGATAAACTTCTGTTTCTGATCAGGGCGAAGTCCGGCGTGTATAGAATTACCGGAAAGACCACATTTATCCCCGATTATGGCTGCTGCCTGTGGTGAATCACCAGTCAGAACAGCAATAGTCCGAATGCCTGAAGATCTAATTTTGTCTATGACACCGGCTGATTCTTCACGTATCTCATCATGGATCAGGATCATGCCGAGAAACAATCTGTTCTTTGCAATGAATACAGCGGTCTCTCCTCCCGTTCCGTCAACATAAACGGTTTTCGGGATTATTACCCCGTTGTTCTCCAGAAAACCCCGGGTACCGATATGTATAAGTTCGCCTTCACGCTCATCCTCAACCCCTTCTCCTGGATACTGTCTTCCTGATCCCTGTACTGGAAGAGAAATTCCTGCCTGCTGTGCAGCTCTGACAATTGCTTTTCCTGTCGGGTGTGGAGATGACTGTTCAGCAGGACCTGCAACCTCCAGAAGATCATGCTTTGTAAAACCTGCTGCAGGCAGGATATCTGAAACACTCATCACCCCGGTAGATAGTGTTCCGGTCTTGTCAAAGATTACTGCGGATATATCATGGCAAATCTCAAGGTATTCACCTCTTTTGATGAGAATTCCTCTCTTTGCCGCATGCCCTATGGCAGTCAGAACTGCAGATGGTGTTGCCAAAAGAATGGCACAGGGGCATGCTACTATCAGCACTGCTATAGCACGGACAATATCCCTGCTCCAGACAAAGACAAGTCCGGCAATAACCAACATAAGCGGTGTGTACCAACGCGAAAACCGATCGATAAACGGATGAGAGGGAGGCCTGCGAAGTCCTGCATTATGGACAAGATCCACAACCTGTGCATATGTCGACTGTGATGACATTCTGATTGCCTCGATGAGAAGCACCCCGTCAAGATTAACACTCCCGGAACTGACAAATTCCCCAGTTTTACGGAGAACTGGAAGACTCTCTCCGGTTAAGCAGGATTCATCAAGTCCTGACTGACCTTCCCTGATTATTCCATCGACCGGGACAATATCACCTGGCCTGACAACTACCAGATCACCGACTTGGATCAGGTTCACATCAACAGAAACTGTTTCACCGTCCTTAATGACATATCCGGTCCTGGGATGTCGTTTAATAATACCTTCGATATCCTTCTGTGATCTGGCATACACATATGATTCTACTAACTCACCGATAGCAAGAATGAGTGATATTTCAGCTGCCGTCGTATACTCACTGATAATAACTGCTCCGATGATAGCAAGGGCTGCAAGTTCACATACGTTTCTCTGACCTCGGACCAGACCGGAAATTGCTTCGTGCAGGATGGGAATCGCAGTCAGACCAAGTGAGATAAGAGCAGCACAGGTTCCGATAAGTGGCTTATCTGCTGTATATACTTCTGCAACAAAGGTAATCAGAAGGAAAAATGCTGATCCAGATACAAGAATTATCTCCTTTCGATATGCCGATTCTGATTGTATTGAAGCACAACTGCAACAGGTACTGCTGCAACTTGTATCCGAACATGAAGAAGATTCTGATGTCATGCTCAGATATTCTCGTTTATCTTTCTGAGAATGGCCACAAATAATTCTGAATCTTTTTCGCCGAGAATGGACGAGATCTCTTCAGCCAGACTCAAATGATGACGGTGATGCTCTTCATATGCTTCGCATCCAACTAATGTGAGCTCGATGATGTAGGAACGACGATCATGCTCTGCCCTGATCCTGCACGCGTACCCTCCTCGTTCAAGCCGATCAACAGTCATCGTGGTTGTACCGGTGGTGAGACCCAGTCTTCCCGCTAATTCCTTCATGTTCATCCGTCCGTAATGCCCAAGAACTTCGATCGCATGGGCATCAGCGATCTTCAGATGACCTGCCTCTATGATCGAACTTTCCCATGAAGAGAATCTGTCAAAAAATTCCACTAATCCCTCATTTAACTCATCAATAAGAGGAGAAGGTTCAGACACAATTATTCACTCCATAATCAGAATGTAGCATTATCATGCGATCAAATATTTTGATCACCTAACTATTTGAAGGATAAGTATTCAGGACAATAAAGAATTACGACACAACACGATCGAATCAGAACTATCACGAGAGACAAAAAAGTTCAGATAGAGCGGGATACTCCCTGAATCATACATTCTGCACTTTCATCATCGCATCCCATCTTTCGAAGTGTAACACCCTTGTTGTACCAGGTCTCTGAATTGAAGGGATCGCATTCGAGAGCTGAATCATAGCAGGAGATTGCTTCATTGTATCTGCCCATGAGATCATAGGTATTACCTTTGGCATGATGGGCACCGGCATGTGCAGGTTCCATCTGTAGTACCTGATCATACATCTCGAGAGCTTTCTCATAATTACCTGCCATCTGCATCTCAAGTGCCTGATGCATTGTTATCTCGGTGTAGGGATTTGTAATAATCACAGTTCTGCCAGGGGCACTGAACTCCTGACCCGTTATCATGACTGACATTATTTTTACCTCCTGAAACTTGCCCGGACTGGATTGCACAGTCATACTGCCCTGACTTCTTTTGACTCCCACGTTTATCTGCACATTCTCCCTGACAGATAAATCAGTGACGGTATCAGACATGACCTGACTTGTGGTCCTGGACAGTCCGATTTGGAACAACTATCCGGGATCAGGCAAAAACCCCTGACCAGACAGGATATGATTACTCATATCACCTGTACCCCGTTTCTGGGGACACAGTTCATCCTTACGAGAGATGATATAGATTTTCGAAGCACGGGTGCATGGCAGGTGTGTTATACAGATCAAACCCTTTTTTATCTACCCGGTAATTCATGAATCTTCCTAATAATGAGAGAGATCAGAGATGCGGGAATGGAAGATACATACATACACTTCCGTGATACGAGTCATCAAATAACAGAAGCAGCATATTATCAGCATCACGCGGTGAGATTATGAGAATTAGCGATGCTTTAAGTGATTCCTGGGGCTTTGCTCAGGATGCCCTCTTTGGAAAATGGGTGCGATGGATCATGCTGGTCATCAGTTCGATCATCTTCCCGGTAATGTACGGGTATACCGTGCGTGTCATGAAGGGGGTTGAACCAGTATATGAAGAAGAATCTTTTTTCAGCCTGTTTATCGATGGGATCAAGTTGTGTGTGATCAACATCGTGTATATGATCATACCGATGCTGGCATTCATCGCAACGGTGGGATATGCCATCATCGGCATCATCAGTTCTGGAGAAGATATCTCATTAGCCTCAATACTCCCGATTGTCGGAGGAGTTATCACAGGTCTTGTCATCACCATCATCCTGGCAATAATCTTCGGGCTCCTTGGTATCATCGGATCAGTCAGGTTTGCAAGAACAGGTGAGATGGGTCAGGCATTTGCCATCGGCGAGATCATGGCAACCATCGGGAGGATTGGATGGGTTCATTACATCGCCTCTATCATCGCTCTGATGGTTGTCGTCTTCTTCCTGATCATAATCATAACTATCATAGAACTTGTCCTCGCCATCGTTCCGATTGCTGGCTGGATTATTGGATGGATTTTGAGTCTGTTCCTTGGCCCTTTTATCTCTCTGATGACGAGCAGATTTTACTCACTCCTGTATGACACAGGAGTATAATTTTTTTATTCTGAACTGAACCTGAACTTTCCTTTTGGAACCAGGATCTCAAACCTACAGTTGGTCCCAAACGTACCTCGTTCAGAGATGACAATATCAGATATTGAGAGGATCTCTCTGGTCAAAAACAATCCGTATCCGGTATTTTTTCCAAATCCACGTTCAAATATGATCTCCTTGTTCTCATCAGGAACACCGGAGCCGTTATCTTCAACAGATATTATGAGCCCTTCAGGTTTTTCTTCTGCAGCGATGGTGATCTCAGTGAGACCTTCTCCATGCCTGACGGCATTCTCGATAAGGTTGTAACAGACCTTCTCTAATAAAGGATCAGCAAGGATTGAGATGCCGGTTATGGTATTGTGAAGAATCACAGAACCCAGGTCAACATCCTTTGCAGACTTTCTGCAGGTCTCCCCGACATCCTGCCAGACCGGGACCTTTAATCCTAACTCCTGATAGGTTTTGGTGAAGGCTACAAAATGTTCGATCTCTGCCATGGAACGTCCGATTGCTGTGACCGATTCGGACTGTTCCTGCGTAAGAGGGGTCTCTTCGAGAAGAAAGAGATGGGCTTTCGTAATCATGATTTTATTAATTATATCATGACGGGTGATACTGGAGAGGAGGTTTAACTTCTTATTGGCGATCAAAAGAGCCTCTTCATCCATTTTATGTGACGTAATATCCCGTATAGACTCGATGGCTCCGATGATCTCTCCTTTCTTGTTATAGAGAGGAGCTGCAAGGCAGGAGAAATATTTCACCTCGCCTGAAAGATCGATCCGGAAGCTTGTCTTTAATAGATCACCGGAACGCTCGATATCAGGGTAAAAACTGCCATCATACTTCTTTGAAGTGAGTGCAATATCTACCAGAATCGGCTGATTCGTATTGTGAATAGCTTCAGAATGTGCGTAATTATTCTTCCCGATCATCTCAGCAGAGAATTTTCCGGTTAGTTTTTCAATTGCCCGGTTCCAGATGATGATCCTCCCTTCGGCATCAATGACAAAGGTTGGATCCGGAAGAAACTGCAGAATTGTTTTTATCTGCGAGTAGGATTCCTGTAGGGCTTCCTGCTCTGCAAACGTGATGATTGCCATCCGCTGATCAGTAATATCCCTGATATGTACCAGGCTTAAGGATCGTCCCTCTGCTGGAATCCTGCTAAGGCGGATATTCATAAACTGCTCTTTACCGTTACTTATACGCGAGATAGTCCGGTCAAGATACCCACTCTCGGGTTCTGATCCTAGTCGAATCATCTCACCAATTCCAGGGCCCAGGTTATCAAAGAGGTTTCTGACATCTTTACCTGGTGCATCTTTTCGAGAGATCCCAAACATCTCCTCTCCTGCCCGGTTCATCTGTACAAGGGTATATGTATCGAAAAGAATGATGGCATCTGCTGAGGACTGGAAAAGACGGATGTATCGTTCTTCACTGGTTTTTAAGGATGTAAATGTTGACTGTAACTGATCAGCCATCTGTTTGAATGACTCGGAGAGTTCGCCGATCTCATCGTGACGATCAAGATCAACCCAGTCAGTCCAGTCTCCTTTGGCCAGAGATCGGGCAGACCTGTTCAGTGACAAAACCGGATTGGTAATCCAGCGTGCAAGTCCTACACAGAGGAGGATTGTTCCAAGCACCGATCCAATGATGAGAAGGATTGTCAGGTTATTGTTGGCATCAACCTTTGCCATGAAATCTGATGCAGGTATGACGACCACAATCAGCCAGTCCAGACCATGGGTATCCTGATATGGTGAAACCTGCACCCATTCGCGGACTCCGTTGGCATCAAACTGAAACTGTTCACGAGAGGTGATATTAGTATGATTATGTACATGATTTATCAGGTACCGGCTTGTTGATTGTACAACTGAATCGCTTGAGTTGAGGGCAGATAACCTCACCAGGGTTCCATTCTCTTTAATATATGGATCACCTGATCCGGACGAGGCAACAAGGAGCCCTGATTTTTCAATAATAAAGGCCTGTCCATGATTTGATATCCGAAGGCCCTGTAGAAATTCTCCAATACCTCCGAGTGTCAGCGATGTGTCCAGGACTCCGAGAAGGTTATTTTTTTCTGAATAGACCGGGACAACTGCATCCTGGCTTACAACCCCTTCAACCCACATGTAGATAGGGGTCCATGTAGATCTGCCAGCAGTTACTGCAGCCTTGTACCAGGGCCGGGTCCTGGGATCGTACGGAACAGGTTCAACAGTCTTACTGATGAGCTGGCCTTCACTGTCAGTAAGATATTCTACAAAAGAGAAGTTGGTGCTTGCTCTTGAGAATCCAAGATATCGGTCAGTTCCATTTACAATTCCCGGTGCTCCTACTGAAGAGATAATCGTATAGTTTCCTTCCTCTTCATTTGCATGACATATGGATTCGACTGTAGGAAAACGATATGAGAGAGATCTGAAATATTTCTCCAGGACAGCGTTATCGTGTACATCAATTCCACCGTACTTTATGCTGTCCAGGCAGAGCGAATTTACGAGGTGAGGGGTTTCTAGATAAACATCAAGATGTTGAACTATCCTGTCTGATATCTCACCCTCTAACTGGCTCGCTAGATCTGATGTTGTATATTGAGTATTAAGGTACGCAAGAAGCCATGTTATCCCCATGGCACAGATCAGTAGTATAACCAGCGAGACTGTAAGGACAGTACGAAGTCTGAACTTCCCGATAAATCGTTTGACTGATTGGAGTACCATTGCAGAACCCATGTATTATATTGACAGCACAATGTTGGCGAAGGGGCAGATACCTTACATTATAAGTCTACTTTAATGAGTCTGTCGATACTGTTTCACGTGCTTTATTTATGACTCAACATAGAATTTGAGGGGAAATCTACGGGATCTATCTTGACCTCTTCACCAATTACCCGATTAGTAGAATCTAATCATATACCTCTGATCTGTGTAATTGTTGCTGCATTGCTTTTCAGCATCAGCACACCTGTTTCATAATTAATTCTTGCAGATGCTGGATCATTAACCATCTGTGCTCTGATGTACGCGGGAACCATAACCGGTATGGGAGCATTCGCTCTTATCAGAAACCGGCATATAGGAAAATCTGATATAACTGAAGCACCCCTGGTACTTCGAAATCTTCCTGCGCTTACTGCATCAAGTGTATTCGGTTCAATTCTGGCGCCTGCCATGCTCCTTGTAAGTCTTCAGTACATCTTGGCATCTGAAGTATCGCTCCTCACCAGTTTTGTTGCAGTAACCAACACTGTCATTGCATTTCTCTTCTTCAGAGAGGCTGTATCGTCCAGGATATGGATAGCAATTTCCCTTATCACAATCGGATGCATGATTCTCTCATTCACCTCAGATCTCAGGCTGCAGATAACCCCCGGGGTCCTGGGGATACTGCTCACCTGTATATTCTGGGGATTTGAGGCATGATGGAACAGATCTCTGTCAGATCGTGATCCCATTCAGATTCAAGTTGCAAAAGGAGTCATCGCCCTACCGGTGCTTCTTGCAGGAACTTATCTTACTGGCGAACCCCTGCCAGTTTTTTCCAGAGTTATTGGTGGAATGCTCCTGGGTTTTTTCTGCTACAGCGGACTGCCCATGATCCTGTATCTGCTCAGTATGCGTAACCTTGGAATCTCACGGGCAGGATCGCTCTTTGGCATTAACCTGATATTGGGTATCATCTTCTCGTTCCTGATCTTCAGGGAGTAGCCCGGCTACTCTTTTGTATTTGCATTCATCATGATGCTTATCGGAATGTACCTCATCTTCACCGAGACACACATCCATCTGCATCATCACCCGCCACTTATTCACGAACACAGGCACACCCATGATGACGGGCATCATCAGCATCTTCATACCGGTGACCGGTTCAAAAAAGAAGAGGTCCAGCCGCGATCTCATTCACATCTACATTCTCATGAGGAGATATCCCATGAACATCCCCACCGTCCTGACATTCATCACAGGCACAGGCATCAAATATAAAAGAGTCCAGAGTGTAGTTTATTTTTCTTCTTTACCGCCAAGCCGTTTCGGTTGATCGCGTCTCTCATGTTCGCGCTGCTCGATTGCATCTAACCCTTTGATCATAAATCCAATCCTTGCTGCTTCTTTCTCGAGCTCTGCATCACGCTTTTGAAGGATCTCTATGGTTTTAGTCAATTTTTCGATGACTTCAGGAGCAGTTCTGGGCCTGGTTCCTTTCAGAATATCAAAAACATCGTCGAGGTATATTCCTGATGTTTTCGATATAGCAACAGGCGAGAAATCACGCAGGCGTGAGAGAAGATCCGGAGGAATCGGGACACTCCATACAATATTTTCAATTTTTCTCTCTCTATCCCGACTTCCAAACAGGAAGAGCATCCCAAATCCAACCAACACAACTTTACCAGCCGTACAGAACCCGGGTATGCTAATCATGCCGCTCATACCCATTTCTGTATGGGAAATAGATAGTATTTTCGCTAATGGTCTAATCATATCGGCTATATAGGACGTAAGCCAACATATAGCGGCAAATATCTCAAAATATGATATCAGTCTTACTCGTTGATGATGAACCGGTGCTCCTTGATATCGGCCGGATGTTTCTTGAAAAACTGGATGATTTTCAGATACATGTGGCACAGTCAGGAAGAGAGGCTCTCAGTAAACTTCAGGCAGGAGAATATGACGCAGTAGTATCAGACTACGAGATGCCTAACATGAGCGGAATAATGCTCCTGCGAGAGGTACGATCCAGCTGGCCGGATCTTCCCTTCATCCTCTTTACCGGGAGAGGAAGAGAGGAGATCGTCATCGAAGCCCTTAACAGCGGGGCAGACTTTTATCTCCAGAAAGGTGGGGATCCACGGGCACAGTTTACAGAACTGGCTCACAAGATCAAAAAGGCGGTCTCTACCCGTAGTGCATCCACCAAACTCAGAGAGAGTGAGGCGACCTTCAGGCAGTTCTTTGAGTCGGCAGGAGAGGCAATATTCATCCTCGATCATGACCGGATCGTGGACAGTAACCAGCGCGGAATCACGCTCCTTGGCAGGGATCGTGAGACAGTTATCAGCACCGCTCCCTCCCAGATCTCTACCCCGGTACAGCCAGACGGCCTTACTGCAAAGGATCTGTTTGAACTAAATATTTTCAGGGCATTATCCGGGGAAATTCCTGTTTTTGAATGGCAGTTTACCAGGCCAGACGGATCAATCATCGATACTGCAGTTACGATGAGTCAGATTGATATTCACGGCCATACGCTTCTTCAGGCAATAGTCAGGGATATCAGTGCCAGGAAACGTGAAGAGAAGAGCAGGATGTTGAACGAGATCAGGCTTGAGGCAATGATAGGGCTCTACGCAATACGGGATAAAAGCCTGAAAGAGATCACTGATTTCGCTCTTGAGAGTGCCGTAACAATAACCGAGAGCCAGTATGGGTACCTCGCATTCGTGAGTGATGACGAGTATACGCTGACGATGTACTCCTGGTCAGAGCGAACAATCAATGATTGTAGGGTTTCTGAAAAACCTCTCTCATACCAGGTAAAAAATACCGGCCTCTGGGGTGAGGCAGTCAGGCAACGCCAGCCTGTAATTACCAACGATTATGCATCAGGTGCAGCTGACAGGAAAGGAGTTCTCCCGATAGATATCCCGCTAAAGCGTCATATGAATATCCCGGTCTTTGATGGAGACAACATCGTGATGGTTGCAGGGGTTGCCAACAAGTTCGAGGAGTACAATGACGAGGATGTCCGCCAGCTCAGTCTTCTCATGAATGGCATGTGGGGGATCGTCAGAAGAAAGAACACGGAAGAGATCCTCCAGAAGAAGAACTATGAACTGGCTGCAGCGTATGAGCAGATCAGAATCACAGAAGACGAACTCAAGATGAGTGAAGGAAGATACCGGGGATTGGTTGAGAGGAGTGAAGACCTCATCATAATGCTCGATGCCCGGTTTATTCCGATCTATATCTCGCCTTCTTTTTATGAGATGACCGGATATGATATCTCGCAGGTCCTTGGAAAACCTCTTCGGATGGAGGTATTCTCTAAAGCCGATCAGGAGAAGATCTCCCGCATGCAGGAGGAGGTCTCTGATGGCAAGCCTCTGACTCATTTTGAGATACAGATACGCTGCAGGGATGGCGGGTATGTCTCACTGGATATGCGTGGAGTCCCGATCTATCATGATGGGCAGTATAACGGTATTCAGATAATCGGGCGGGACATCTCTGCATACAAGGAAGTGCATAAAGCTCTGATGCAGAAGAATCACCGCCTTCAACTGCTGTCAGATCTTACAAGACACGATATTCTAAACAAGCTTACAACCCTTGGCGGATTTCTCGATATCGTCAGCGATGAAGACGTGAATGAAACAAACATTGCAAATACCATCTGTCAGGCACAGAATGCAGTTGATGGCATCAAGTATCTCATCGAATTCACCCGCGATTACCAGAGTCTCGGTATACGTGAGAGTGAATGGATAGATGCAGGCACTGCTTTTTATCAGGCTGCAGCACAACTGCCCCTAGATGGTATCACTACTGAAAACCTTGTTTCAGGTATATCTGTCAGGACGGATCCTCTCTTCTCCCGTGCCCTATATAACCTGATGGAGAATTCAATCAGGCATGGCGGACATGTCAGTTGTATCAGGATGTATGCCAGACATGAAGGCAGTTCACTCACCCTCATCCTCCAGGATAATGGTGTGGGAATTTTACCTGATGAGAAAGAACGAATTTTTCTCCAGGGTGTCGGGCATAACACAGGTCTCGGTCTCTTTCTGGTTCATGAGATACTCACCTCAACCGGACTTACCATCAGTGAGACAGGAGTACCTGGAAAGGGAGCACGGTTTGAGATCCATATTCCTGCCGGGTTGTTCAGAACCCAGACTCATTGTCCTTCCTGAAAAATTCACAGACCTGCGAAGTTATCTCTTCGCTAGGAATACTATTTTTACCAGAAGACTCTCATAGCAGTCAGGGTAACCTTATGGTAATCGGTGAGTATCATGGGACAGATTAAGTTTCTTCTTGTCAGTCTTGTTCTGGTTCTGGCTGTAAGTTGTCTTTTTTCTGCATGTCTTTCAACAGATCAGAGCGGAAAAACACCAGTTCAATCAGTGATTACAACAAACACCACTCAGGTGGCAGATAACAGATCTGAGTCCGGATCAAATGGTTCAACCAGAAAACCGGATGTGATAGAAACCACCGTTCCAATCATATCCGGAACAGGAGTAATACTTTTTCAGGATCTTGAAGGAGGGGCATATACAATCAGAGACGACAGCGGCCATCACTACCAGCCGCTTTCTCTTCCTCCTGATCTCAAGGTAAACGGAACCAGAGTTTCGTACCAGTTACAACCGGCTCACGACATGGTATCTGTAATAATGGCAGGAGATCCGGTACACGTAATATCGATCGAACCGGTAACAGGAAGCAGGATATCCAACAGATCAGAACCTCTCATATCATTCGAGAAGGCAGCAGGAACTACCGGTTCATATGAAGAACTGAAGATATTTGCTGATAAGCACGGTGAGGTAACAAAATGGACACAGATTCAATTCATCAACCTTTCAGACTCAGAGATGGATAACCTCACAAGCCTGTGTATCAGGGCCAATTTTACAACTGTTAAACCCCAGGCTTTGTCTGTCAATCCCTCCCCCAATGCTGTTATCTATACCATCAGGTATCAGAATCAGACCATCAAAGCATCAAACGGATCGATCCCTGTACTACTTGAACCGGTAATAGAACATCTTGAGAATATCCTGGGAAAATATACGATATCCCCGATTACAGCAAACAAAACACTTGAGAATACCGCATGGTACCTGACATCATACCTTCGGAACGATGGCATACCAGTCCGGCTCATTAACAATACGAAAATTTCCGCACTATTTGGAAAGGATAACGAGGTAACCGGATCATCAGGGTGCAACCCATATACCGGTCATTATAATCTATCAGGAACCACCCTTTCGTTCTCGAAGATTGCAGGAACCCGAATGGCCTGCCAGGATCAGGCAACCATGGAGACTGAATCTGTCTATCTCAAACTCCTTGAACAGGTGGCAATGGTATCAGGTCATGATAAGAACCTCACCATGAGTGACAGGAACAATACGACCCTGCTGACATATATTCAGATGAAAGTGTAACATACCCATACATCTACCGGGGCCTATCCAGATACACACATCTTACTAATCCTTTCCTTTTTGCATGAAAAAGTCCTTTTCACCGGTCCTATCTGGGGCCCCCAACGGGGCACCGGTGGGGTTTTTATCCACGATATCTATTTATAGAAATATCCGTAATGTCATCACATCCACCG
This window encodes:
- a CDS encoding DUF4013 domain-containing protein yields the protein MRISDALSDSWGFAQDALFGKWVRWIMLVISSIIFPVMYGYTVRVMKGVEPVYEEESFFSLFIDGIKLCVINIVYMIIPMLAFIATVGYAIIGIISSGEDISLASILPIVGGVITGLVITIILAIIFGLLGIIGSVRFARTGEMGQAFAIGEIMATIGRIGWVHYIASIIALMVVVFFLIIIITIIELVLAIVPIAGWIIGWILSLFLGPFISLMTSRFYSLLYDTGV
- a CDS encoding MarR family winged helix-turn-helix transcriptional regulator; this encodes MSEPSPLIDELNEGLVEFFDRFSSWESSIIEAGHLKIADAHAIEVLGHYGRMNMKELAGRLGLTTGTTTMTVDRLERGGYACRIRAEHDRRSYIIELTLVGCEAYEEHHRHHLSLAEEISSILGEKDSELFVAILRKINENI
- a CDS encoding cation-translocating P-type ATPase — its product is MTSESSSCSDTSCSSTCCSCASIQSESAYRKEIILVSGSAFFLLITFVAEVYTADKPLIGTCAALISLGLTAIPILHEAISGLVRGQRNVCELAALAIIGAVIISEYTTAAEISLILAIGELVESYVYARSQKDIEGIIKRHPRTGYVIKDGETVSVDVNLIQVGDLVVVRPGDIVPVDGIIREGQSGLDESCLTGESLPVLRKTGEFVSSGSVNLDGVLLIEAIRMSSQSTYAQVVDLVHNAGLRRPPSHPFIDRFSRWYTPLMLVIAGLVFVWSRDIVRAIAVLIVACPCAILLATPSAVLTAIGHAAKRGILIKRGEYLEICHDISAVIFDKTGTLSTGVMSVSDILPAAGFTKHDLLEVAGPAEQSSPHPTGKAIVRAAQQAGISLPVQGSGRQYPGEGVEDEREGELIHIGTRGFLENNGVIIPKTVYVDGTGGETAVFIAKNRLFLGMILIHDEIREESAGVIDKIRSSGIRTIAVLTGDSPQAAAIIGDKCGLSGNSIHAGLRPDQKQKFIERLQADGEKVCFVGDGTNDGPALAGSDLGISIASREDTVALETAGVVLMQGGLSHLPGFLELGRKTRSIIITGVTLALSLNFIMIAGASTGVISPAVGAIGHQISTIAVLLNSLRIRKGLW
- a CDS encoding EamA family transporter; translated protein: MCALMYAGTITGMGAFALIRNRHIGKSDITEAPLVLRNLPALTASSVFGSILAPAMLLVSLQYILASEVSLLTSFVAVTNTVIAFLFFREAVSSRIWIAISLITIGCMILSFTSDLRLQITPGVLGILLTCIFWGFEA
- a CDS encoding tetratricopeptide repeat protein encodes the protein MSDTVTDLSVRENVQINVGVKRSQGSMTVQSSPGKFQEVKIMSVMITGQEFSAPGRTVIITNPYTEITMHQALEMQMAGNYEKALEMYDQVLQMEPAHAGAHHAKGNTYDLMGRYNEAISCYDSALECDPFNSETWYNKGVTLRKMGCDDESAECMIQGVSRSI
- a CDS encoding PAS domain S-box protein produces the protein MVLQSVKRFIGKFRLRTVLTVSLVILLICAMGITWLLAYLNTQYTTSDLASQLEGEISDRIVQHLDVYLETPHLVNSLCLDSIKYGGIDVHDNAVLEKYFRSLSYRFPTVESICHANEEEGNYTIISSVGAPGIVNGTDRYLGFSRASTNFSFVEYLTDSEGQLISKTVEPVPYDPRTRPWYKAAVTAGRSTWTPIYMWVEGVVSQDAVVPVYSEKNNLLGVLDTSLTLGGIGEFLQGLRISNHGQAFIIEKSGLLVASSGSGDPYIKENGTLVRLSALNSSDSVVQSTSRYLINHVHNHTNITSREQFQFDANGVREWVQVSPYQDTHGLDWLIVVVIPASDFMAKVDANNNLTILLIIGSVLGTILLCVGLARWITNPVLSLNRSARSLAKGDWTDWVDLDRHDEIGELSESFKQMADQLQSTFTSLKTSEERYIRLFQSSADAIILFDTYTLVQMNRAGEEMFGISRKDAPGKDVRNLFDNLGPGIGEMIRLGSEPESGYLDRTISRISNGKEQFMNIRLSRIPAEGRSLSLVHIRDITDQRMAIITFAEQEALQESYSQIKTILQFLPDPTFVIDAEGRIIIWNRAIEKLTGKFSAEMIGKNNYAHSEAIHNTNQPILVDIALTSKKYDGSFYPDIERSGDLLKTSFRIDLSGEVKYFSCLAAPLYNKKGEIIGAIESIRDITSHKMDEEALLIANKKLNLLSSITRHDIINKIMITKAHLFLLEETPLTQEQSESVTAIGRSMAEIEHFVAFTKTYQELGLKVPVWQDVGETCRKSAKDVDLGSVILHNTITGISILADPLLEKVCYNLIENAVRHGEGLTEITIAAEEKPEGLIISVEDNGSGVPDENKEIIFERGFGKNTGYGLFLTREILSISDIVISERGTFGTNCRFEILVPKGKFRFSSE